ACTGAGGTGAATAAAGAATAGTTAGAGCAACCTGATAATGATATATTTGTGGTTGGAAAATTGCGATGttttaatttgtaaaattgactAAATCGTAACCTACAGTTTTAAACTCAAAGCAATACAGAAAAGCCTGTGACTCACAGCTTGTTCCTAAGCTCCTGAGAATCAGTCGAGCCGCCCAACTGGTTGACCATTCTTTGCATAGAAGAAACTgcatggaaagaaaaaatggttaTCAATTGGTTGTGGTCTACATCTTGCCCATCAACAGAATGCGGTGACCTTTTTTATATTGTCTTACCATTCTGGGATATTTTAAGTATAGAAGTCCCGATAGACTGAGACAGTCTTCCGAAGTCCTGTTCTCTCGCGGGTCCTCCGTTGTGATAGGATGAAAAGCCAAAATCCATGTCTACCAAAGATGATAGAAAATCTGGAATGATTAGGACTTGGATTTAGATTTGGACAAAGCGAAGAAGGGTTctgagaacaaaaaaattgacagcaAAACAGTGAATTACAGGGGCTTATTTTCACCTAGGTCCGGAGACGCGATGGGGGCGGAGTATGAGGCGCGAGTTCGAGAAGTTCGCGAGCGAGTTAAGGATAGTTATGGGGGGAAAACTGGGTTCCGTTATAATTTGTATAAAGTCTATAAGGACCTACTTTACCGTAGTGGCGAAGTCCGTCAAATGCCTGCGGAACCCGAGCTTGTGGGAGGTGACTCAGAAAATTAGATTACACGCAATGTCAGTCTGAGATACGTAGATGTGGGAATTTTTTAACACGCAATTTTCGACGCCTACTTGCCTTGTCAAGGATAATCGGTGACGACGGTTGTCTTGCTGCTTCTACGACGCGTAGGGTAAAATTTATCCGGCGAAAATCGATGAAATATCAGCGGTGGAAAATGTATtgtatgaggaaaaaataaccgTGAATGTTACAATTGTCAATAATAAGTTTGAGTGTAGAACGTCTGATCGGAGAATTCGGATCTTTCGTCAAAGCTCCGCACAGGGTGCGGCACTGTCGGGACTCACAGTTGGCGGGGACTTGCAGTTTTCTGCAGTTACCGACTCGAATTACTTCGCCGGCAAACGCAAAAAACGTTGCGAGAATCACGAGTGCATAACACGAGTATCGCGGTCGCGGCCGTAGCGGTGTAAGAACAGAGGAGGCAAAGCGGCTCTGAAACTGCCCCCAactagaaagagagagggagactGAGAATAAAAGCCGTTTTTTACTTGTGCATGTGCAGTTGGGGCACGAAAACTTTGAATCAAACCACCAGCCTTTTGTAGAATCTTGCATATCTTGTTATTCCAAACATAACCTTTCAAACTGATGTATGTAAACAAGCTGTACAATTACAAACTAACCTGTTGCTGTCGCTCACCCGCTCAGATGTTTGTAATCGCAGTAGGCATGTGTTagtagagagagaaaagtagCCACCTTTCAGCTGTTTTCTCTTTCACGAGAGCCTATAATTCCCCCACTCTAATCTCATACCTCTATGGTCGCGGCAGCCATTTTGTGGCTCGCGGTCCGATCGTCAGATGTCAAGCAAAAGATCGCGGAACGCCGACAAGTTCGGACAAGATTCGGTAAGCGGATTGAGCGTCTTGTTTGTGATGTCGAGTTTCAATGTTCAACGTTACAACGCtttagaaataacaaaatcgaGTAGTGACGGTAAAAATTCGGATTCTTAAAGCATTTCCTCGTGCGTGAAACAAAAGTCTTAGAAGTTGGTGATAATTTTACAGTGAAGCAGTGAAAACACTGAGCCGCCTCGTGACTTCGACGCTGCTCGATGTGTCCCGATTTGACGACAGATGCAGCAAGAGAAGCTGCTTTGGTGAAAATTCGGCGTAGCTGCGACTGTCAAAGTGAAAAGTGGGCCCACATCTTGCTGAATGTTCAACCTGGGTAAGTTTTGAATACGTTTTACGCCAATTAATTTAGTTGTTgccctggtgaaaatttctctcggaaaaTGATCAAATCGCGGAGTACCGGGGAATGTTTCATAAGAAAATATCGGCTTTCTACGGAACAGTCTGACTTCATCTGGTAACGTACCTGCATAATACATCTCTTGCTTTTTGTAACTGCTTACTTCAAAATTTGTTAGGCGATGCTTCCATAATTACTGTTGATCTATTCctgaaaaatcgtttctaatgaataaaattcctACCAGGCCGTATTACTTTTTGTCAGCTAGTCTCATACGTCGCCACTATTTTTCATTGTACTGCATTGTTCCTGACTTACTTCACGATCGTGTTTTTGCGTCATCAACACTGCGTTGTTTACATATTGAAATTAGCTAATTTCCAAGGTCAAAGTCTTGTATGCctgtataaaatttatgaactCTCTTCATTACTGGTTTCCTACGATTAGGAATATACCTTTTAAGCTATAGTGGAAGATTATTTGAGGTACAATTATCGTTTTGATTTATATTGCATTCTAATTTAACGAATTGGTGGATACAGAAGACTGAAAAATGCCCGTTGGGCTTGTTTTCCCAGGGTTTACGAAGCTTATTCTTGTATTTCGCGTCAAAGTTTTTAGGTTAAAAATATCCGTCATGTTCTTTTTAAAGTTAAGCCGCGCTACTTGAGCGTGGACTTACCACCCTGCGCTTCCGAGATCAAGTCGGCATTGCCGTAGATTGAGAGTCGGTAACTAATACTGTATTATGCAGATGAATTTCGGGTTCGTTAATGGCCTAATAAAAATCCGTctgtaattatttttgcagaatattgaattatttattatttaataaccAGTCGTCTGATTTTGAAATGCATTTCAAATACTAACGATCTAAGTATTATCCAAGAAATAACAACACAACAATTAGACTCTCgtcataaatattttattgaaaaggGATGAACATGCATCGTCGCGGTACTCTCTCACACACCCATACGCACACATACAACCCAATTCATGCATCAAATTGACGTACAGAATCATCATTACAATACATGTTATTAGTACTATTTACAATTATGCACAATTAATTACATGAAAAGTGTATATTTAAGTCTAATGCACGTATCCATTTAGGCGTATTATGTATACACGGCACATGCCTTACCTAGATTTTACATCTATATACacagatattgaaaatatagttTCGCGACTTACGCCTtggattaatttttctattttctactgacttgaaatttattttctatctcTTTCCCTATCGACAAATAAATGATTACAGGGGTTCGTGCGAGTTCAAGCCAGGCCTGATATAGTTAAATTATTTGTCATATCAAATTccaatacacacacacgtatagaTATACGGACGTATAATCACAACAGCTAAATCCATAAACCATCGGTAAAcgcgatttttcatttctaaattCATACGGACGATTTTTTCGGTTACTGTTCTTCCAACGCGTGAAAATTATCACAATCAGCTGCGTTACTTTGTTAATTGTTCTATAATTAGGATACTTATATACGTCGAACACATGTAAAACGATGAACTTATAACGCTACGACGATTTACACCATACTACACATACACTTATGTGTTTCATAAATACATGTACGAATAAGTATATACAGAgtttatattgtataaattatataggCTTGAGTTAATTTGTTATACCCTTATAGAGGTGTAATGATTTGGTCTgtctataatatattatttatgcatatgtgtcttttgattttttgcacATTGATCTGCATTTCTACACgtcatatataatatacatttaatGTGGTCgtgatatagatatacacaTTGTTGAAATATATCGTCAaagtgataataaaaaatatactatatgtatatgatataCGCTGTTAAAAATTACGAGTACTATTTCTCGTGTCAAATTTCACACGCTTTGGTGCAAAAtcggtataattttctttgatttGTGCCCGTTATACgcatgtgtgaaaaatttgcatcAAGCCCTGTAGAGTTTTCGGCAAACTTTCTTGCTcggggtgaaatttttgttcgtttttatTAGGTCGAGTAGAATTTAGAGATGCCTGCGCATGTATTTCAAACTacacgaatatttttcacattgatATACGCTAatagttatatatatgtatatgtatatatgctaTACGATTAccaatgataataacaacgataTTATTAATAGTCGTAGTATTTTTCGAAACTGATTATGCGTCCTTGCTAGTTTattatgtttttcttttattttaactTTAGTTTCTTACTATCGAATAACACGTGATATGATGGACGTGAGGAGAAAAGATTATTATTGATCATTACGTGTCGCGAGCTTtggtaaaattcaaaaaaattcaatcgatCAGATGTTAGGTACCTACgtgttgtttgtttttaaatcGTCAATAGTTCAACCGACAGCAGAACTGCAACGTTTTAAATCTGTTcggtaatattatatataattatacccTACAACGTATAATCTTTTCGCGGATTTAATTCAACATGgaaatcatgtataataatatatacgatttatacataatttccaTTATGTCGTCTTtggtcattttgaaaatttgttattcacacacacgcatactaTTTTCTATTGCATATTATATGGTATGTATAACCATACAATATTGTACAtgtattattttctctcttttcgagacagaggaaatatttttacgttgCTGACAATTAtagatacatacatgtatatataatgtacgtaACAATGTCCGTGTAATATAATTCATACAAGGTCTGACGATTTATATCTGACttgaaaatcgaatcgaatattatacacacacgcagaCACTCAtgttacatatacatatatacgttaGGCATGTTGTATATATCTGATGCTAAAATGCATCTACACTGTGAGTCTCGGATACGAAAAATGTGAGACTGGCTTTTGCGAAAAAGCAAGCTTGATTCGCACGTGTGACGATGAATTTAATTGagaaatttcttaaaattttttggagttGTTGAATATtgcgtttttgttttttttttttttggtagtttTTGTGTACGTGCAacgtttcaatcaaattatCGCAGATCTTGTTTAAGGATGGCATTATTGAAATGGTAATTTTTCTACAACAACTTTTCAGTGTTCATCGCGATTTAATCAGCGCGCCTCGTTTGCTTCACAATCTTGTCTCCTGTATCGATTCCAATCTTTGAATTTGCCGACGTTCGTTCACCGCGACGAAATAAGTCGTTACCAAACCCTTTGGTTTCACGTACGTGTCTCCACGCAATTCGCACTTGACACCCTGTTGCTCCAACAAGGCTGCAGTTTCCTTCGTTACCTGCAGACATAGGTGAGGTTAGAAATAAAatggaattcaaaaattaGCTCTCAACTgaaactttttgttttgtcaaGTTTCGAAATGGAATTACAGTTCATCGAGGTTGCAAGTTTCATCCGGATTCGAGTCGCAtgatttcatgattttttacttttcaacaCTTTGAGTCATAGTTGTAATAAGTATTCTTACCGCCTATTTTATATCCGATTTTTGTATAGTTAGAgaactttgaaaatcgaagaaataattcatttccgattAAGTTACTCCTctacacatatacatgttttacataaattataagtttttcggatcgctgattacgaatccgaaatagcattttaaaaattcaaaatggcggatccaatgtggatgacaaaaattttaaattcgatctaatccggagaaaaaactcTGTCCAACGGTTTTTGCGGTCgccgattacgaatctgaaatcggattttgaaaattgagtacggcgaatccaatcagagaccccaaaaatttgaaattttattcgggCACATTGGATccgtaattttgaatttttgaaatccgatttcagattcgtaataaACTACGCGAAAAACCATCCAACGTTATcatattataaaagttgactcggCGCAATAATGTGTGACTCAAAGAGTTGAAACTGCAACTTTCTCGTCTATACCTGAATTTTTCCCGGGACTCCGGTAGTGTCCATTCTCGAGGCCATGTTCACAGCATCTCCCCAGATGTCGTAAAGCGGTTTTTGCGCTCCAACCACACCGGCTGTCACTTCTCCGTGCGAAATGCCGATCCTGAGTCTAAAATATGAAACACGATAACTGCaaccttttgttttttgtttttttcttcaaattattcGGCGCAGTAACGCCGCTTTGAACATTTCGAAGATCGTTCGATCGAAGTTAagtcaaatttgaaacacgttTCACGTGAAAATCTTACTTGTACGGTTCGATGTTCGATATTTTCTCCCTGTTGATACCGTCGAGGACGTGCATCATTTGGGCCGCGAATCTAGTCATGACTGTTACGACGTGTTCTTGCTCGTGGTAGAGCCGATACTCTCCCGGCTTTCTTTCCCCGTCCGATTCGCCGTCCTCGTCCAGGCTTCCCGATCCTGAACTCCTTAGGGAGTCCCTGTGACCCGCGTCCAGACCGCAGGCCGCCATGTACGTCGTTCCTGAACGAGAAAGGGTAAAAGAGGAGTGATTGTCGGTGATAAAGTTTTTTCTATCCGTCGCAACTTGGCCAGTGATGTCAAATCcaaaatgttcttgaaacttgaaaccAAGTGTTTCAAGTTTGTTtagaaaagaacaaaaaaaaactgcccCCCTCTTAACGCGATCAACTCACCAGCCACTTTGATTTTCTCTACTCTCAGAAAACTCTGCTGGAACAGTAATTTGTCGAATTCGCAAATTATCTGGTTCAGAAtaatgagaatatttttttctgtcaggTCCGTTTCGTCCATCGACAATTCGGTCAGCGATGCAAACATCACTGCTACCGTGTCGTACGGTTTGTGATAGAGTTGTTCCTCGTTTCTATTAGTGTTCAAGTAAAACTCGGCTGAAAGAAAGttttaagtttaaaaaaaatttgtctcgCACTGAAGTCGAATTAaaatgaggctgaagttagtaacgtcaacgtaacgaaacgtcaatgaaaaaatcatcattttacaattttatgtAAAGACTTTGCAACAGttggattttaaaaatattagtatatattttattcgtcgTGGTTCACTAAATTTTAGACATTCGTGCTTCCTCAACACGCATCGCTGCGGTAACGTTACTAAAAACTTTTCATCGTCGTTAATCAAACATTCTTAAAACGAACCGACGTGCTCCGGAAGGATGTTTCTCAGCAACATTTTGTTAGCATTTCGCGTGTGGAATGCCTCGTCCTGTTCTTTTGTCAGCTGCCGTTTCCACTGGTAGTCGAGTCTGTTCAGGTACTCCGCCTGAAACGTTACATCATTCGATTAACGAAAAtgtttatataaatttacacGTAATAGgtgtaaatttaattttcaaccgcTCACCTGACGGTCGATTATGTGCAATGAAAATGTGAGGAAAACGACGCTCAGAATGTGAGCCACTCTGGGTTCCAATTGCGGGTTCCACGATTCGCCCGACTGTGGAGGAATAAACAGGGTCGCGATTATTTCGTCAATAACGATGTTTTACGATTGTTTGATTTAACTCGAGTTGTCACCTGAAACAGGGCCGATCTGAATACCCAGATGTTCCAAGTGTAGAAGCCCATTATCGAGCATCCGATTATGAGCTTGAGGCAAAAGTGTATCCGTAGGAAGAGAAAGCTCATCAATATTGCCAGCGAACACGTCTGAGTCATTTgctaaaatttccaaaaacatCCGTATAGTTTTGTGAATCTTACAGCTTAAGACCTGAAGctgtgaattaattaataattatgcaattgtgttaaatttttgcaCATTTTCTTACCCATTGCGGTGTGTTGCACTCTACGTCAGATGCTCCGATCGCTGTTATGCTCGAGGTGATGTTGTTCAGGGCGAGGTAATCCACGTTTTCGCATTCCACCTTtattgagagagagagagagagagagaaaaaaaaaagattgtgaGGATGCGATTCTTTCATatttgatacgaatttttttttttttttttttttcgttacaaaTTATACTCATCACGTACCACCATGTCCACCATGGCACAGGCTGCCAATAGAATTGTGATCACCAGGTAGAGACAGGTTCGTAAGAGAGTGCTCCAGACAACCTGCGGTTAGCAGAGAAACTTTGAGTTATATTCAAACATTTCGATATGTGATTCAtgcatttattcattcaaggAAATTTAGTTATAGGTGAAACTGTAAGTTTTAACaaagttcgaaaattttgatcgGTCGATCTTTTGATTAGTTTGATGAGTctcgttcaaattttcagagtCAGAGAGAACATTTTCATCTTCTACTTAAAATCATACGTACGAGTATTTTACGCTGATTACGTTACGAAGTACGTGTTGTTTTTCATCGCGGTTGTTTTACATGTGTTTATTAGGGTggttcatttttcaacatctttttcttatttaacGTGCcaaatagaaatatttgtgacaaatattggaaataaaaaattgtcgcaGAACTTGGAGGAGGTaggaaaatgttgtgaaaagtTGAACATTAGTAACCCTGGTATTTATATCACACAGGCACGTTACACACGATTCGTGCCCGCACATGTACAACGATTTCTCATACCTTGACGCTTGTCTGATACATAAATAGTAGCAGTTTATTCTCAGGCTGGGGAACGTGACCCTCCTGTTCTTCGTGAGGGTCCTTCCACCTTGTCCAAGCGTAATGGAGCCACGTGAAAGGCAACAACAAGACTAGGAATGCCATAGCTATTCCGTAAGCGATTCCCGTGCTTACGTGCCATCTGAAAGttacaaaatatttctgaaCCACGCGTGTTTCGAAAAGGCGAAATTCActtgttacttttttctccatttcaaTTAGAGTTTCAATCATGTATCCAACAATGATACATTTTACTTCGTTCGATCCCAAGGTGCCAGCTAAAGGTTAATCATGCATTTTACAACTCGATTAATTTCTTGCGAGTAATATTTGAAACCACTGTCTTGTTAACAACGAATTAACAAATTGAATCGAGACGCAAGCCACGTGTTTTCTTTATGCCCATCGGATACATGTTACGCGGGGCTGTGTAAGAAGTATATATATTCGCAAGATAAACTCGCGAACAAGCGATAAACCGTGTTTTTCTTGTATTAAGTGAGATTAGATCCGAAGACCAGATTTCGACCACGAACAACAAGACTAGCGGTTCGATATCGATTGACGGACAGATTGCATTCCGTACAATAGAgggagatattttttattacacgtatcgtatttgtttttatttatttttttttttttaatagttttcGTTGGGCATGACATCCAAACTATCAACGTTATTCACTGAGATTACATCGCGTTTGCACGTAACGTGACTCTGGTTACACAAACGATTGTTGCAACAAAGTATGATGTAAACTATCGCGTATGCAACGGGGAACATGTGTTTTTACACCACTGCACGTTGGTTGGATTAATGTAAATTCGACTTACGCCGACTGCGTTAGACTCGGTACCAAAGTCATGAAACCCATGCAGACCAAAACCAATCCGGCACAGCTCACGTAGAATTTGAACAGCGGGTCGGATTCTCGCATGAACGGCAACTCCCAGGTCAAGTCGTGGAACGTTAGGAAAAACGGGTTCAGGTGCTCGGCTTTGAACCATTGCCTGGAAAACAGTCTTCGTGAAATCAgaggtgatttttttaatcaatcatAAAATTGCCATGGTATAAATATACCGTTTCATAGATTTATTTCAGGTTCGTCCTTATTCGGGgtgtcgaagaattttttctcccccgttgtttttgaattatttgaagttgttGGGGGGATTTGTCATCACCCTAAACAAGGACTATCccaatatacatgtacgtatgaAAACTCACTCGAATTTGCTCAGCGGCATCTGTTGTATCGCAGTTTCCATATGAGCGTCGGCTGTCTTGAGCATTTGCTGATACTGTCGTAAATTGGTTCCCATGAAGGCGGTTCGCCTCCGAAACGTGCCGACGGTGACATCGGCGTGTCCATTAGCGACTGGCTGACTCCGGGTCTTGTTTTTCGCTGAAAATGAAATGCTGGGTCTTGCGCTTGATCTCCGGGCCTTAAGGTAGACTCTGGACTCTGTCCCATCCGGTGTCAAGAGGTTCTCGCTGTTCTGCAACAAGGTTCGCTTGTCAACGATCGTTATCGCGCCTATTCGTTGTTGAGTCGGAAGATTTCTTCCTCGAGATTCACTGTTTATTCAGGATTCAGGATTTATAAATCGGACCGTTAACGCACCTCAAACAAATCGCGATCATGGGAAATCAGAAGAGGCGATGGCGACGGCGTCAGGAGGTACGTTTTTATCTTGTACTTGTTGAGGGTCTCGTTGTTGACGGATTCTACCGGGGTGCAATTGTACTGGCTTACGTCCAGCAGGTTCAGGGTCTGTTGGGTAACGTGAACCTTTCCGGCTCTACCAGTTTGCTCCATTTTATTCGCTATTACGACGTCGCGGGACCAGACGTCGTATTGCCATTTGTTCGCCCCGATGATACCGGATATTATCGTACCCGAGTGAACTCCGATTCTCATGTCTACGTCGAGACCTCGCAGTTCTCGCACCTTTCGGATTATCTGGATCATGTCCAGACCTGAGGAAAATACAAACATCCATTCACGTTACGGATTTTGTGCTCGTATGGGATGCGGAACAGACCGGGACGGCTcgtttgaacatttttttttagccgtgacaaataatgaaagaagagagttgaaaaatgaaacaaattttttttttttggcgtcGTCGCTCCTCTTCTCTCCTTACCGAGGTCGACGCAGCTTTTCGCGTGATGGGCGTTCGGGTTTGGCACGCCGCTAACGCAGTAGTAACAATCTCCAAGGAACTTGATACGCAGAACGTTGTGTTTTTCCGACGCCTCGTCAAAGCTGCCGAAAAGATCGTTCAGAGTCTCGACGAGCTTTTGAACTGGCAGGGTTACCGTCAGACcggaaaaatttacaacgtcTGCGTACAAAATGCTCACGTTCTTGTGCGTTTCCACGTAGAGATCGCTGAAAACGTGTTTacacttttattatttatagtctGTACAGAACTATTATAGTTTAGTGAAATTAGACAGCCGCCGGACATTCGCATCGTAATATCCAACGATACAGcttgtttaataatttatacttGTAGGGTGTCTTCTGTTTTATCGTGTTGTGCTCCTCCATGAACTTGAATATGTTTCTGAAGTCCTTTTTTATCTGTGCCGCAATGTGCTGCGGCAATATACTCCGCGTTAGCTGTTCCTGTAAATATCGatgatcaaattatttttttttaaacgacgCTTAATTGAGTGAAAATTGTCGATGCTGTTATCATACGAACGTAATTCCAATCTCTGTTACAACGATAATCgtctctttgaaaaattacgttcCTTCTCGTAATTCGTCAATGTTTTATTGGACTTGTATTCCCAACCAAAAGTGACTCTCGGTGAGAATATCGAACGCTTCGCGATGGGATAataatctgagaaaaaaaatcaatcgtaACCAAGTTGACGAGATCATTcgtttttga
This is a stretch of genomic DNA from Neodiprion fabricii isolate iyNeoFabr1 chromosome 2, iyNeoFabr1.1, whole genome shotgun sequence. It encodes these proteins:
- the LOC124176352 gene encoding adenylate cyclase type 2 isoform X1, with product MDQSSMELVARTSLTSLKVDAARIVSANNLDDWTWTSLRKQFKYKNLEKLYLTYQRRLQHGYLSLFIILHGILIIVHSAVLVTMGTLEGALPDVITYSVIGVLLCPLITLSCRTKFVAKDPCVPVLLSCLTVALLVIGDVAMPLYRAASQGNNTPAVRPAYATHTLLACYVFLPLTENLHAFLLGMTATLCHLVSLALVTYKDERYLLGKLVPDAIYFICVNGLGLYFRFMNEVIIRRSFLDRRKCVESTLKLNYEKEQEEQLTRSILPQHIAAQIKKDFRNIFKFMEEHNTIKQKTPYNDLYVETHKNVSILYADVVNFSGLTVTLPVQKLVETLNDLFGSFDEASEKHNVLRIKFLGDCYYCVSGVPNPNAHHAKSCVDLGLDMIQIIRKVRELRGLDVDMRIGVHSGTIISGIIGANKWQYDVWSRDVVIANKMEQTGRAGKVHVTQQTLNLLDVSQYNCTPVESVNNETLNKYKIKTYLLTPSPSPLLISHDRDLFENSENLLTPDGTESRVYLKARRSSARPSISFSAKNKTRSQPVANGHADVTVGTFRRRTAFMGTNLRQYQQMLKTADAHMETAIQQMPLSKFELFSRQWFKAEHLNPFFLTFHDLTWELPFMRESDPLFKFYVSCAGLVLVCMGFMTLVPSLTQSAWHVSTGIAYGIAMAFLVLLLPFTWLHYAWTRWKDPHEEQEGHVPQPENKLLLFMYQTSVKVVWSTLLRTCLYLVITILLAACAMVDMVVECENVDYLALNNITSSITAIGASDVECNTPQWQMTQTCSLAILMSFLFLRIHFCLKLIIGCSIMGFYTWNIWVFRSALFQSGESWNPQLEPRVAHILSVVFLTFSLHIIDRQAEYLNRLDYQWKRQLTKEQDEAFHTRNANKMLLRNILPEHVAEFYLNTNRNEEQLYHKPYDTVAVMFASLTELSMDETDLTEKNILIILNQIICEFDKLLFQQSFLRVEKIKVAGTTYMAACGLDAGHRDSLRSSGSGSLDEDGESDGERKPGEYRLYHEQEHVVTVMTRFAAQMMHVLDGINREKISNIEPYKLRIGISHGEVTAGVVGAQKPLYDIWGDAVNMASRMDTTGVPGKIQVTKETAALLEQQGVKCELRGDTYVKPKGLVTTYFVAVNERRQIQRLESIQETRL
- the LOC124176352 gene encoding adenylate cyclase type 2 isoform X2; this encodes MDQSSMELVARTSLTSLKVDAARIVSANNLDDWTWTSLRKQFKYKNLEKLYLTYQRRLQHGYLSLFIILHGILIIVHSAVLVTMGTLEGALPDVITYSVIGVLLCPLITLSCRTKFVAKDPCVPVLLSCLTVALLVIGDVAMPLYRAASQGNNTPAVRPAYATHTLLACYVFLPLTENLHAFLLGMTATLCHLVSLALVTYKDERYLLGKLVPDAIYFICVNGLGLYFRFMNEVIIRRSFLDRRKCVESTLKLNYEKEQEEQLTRSILPQHIAAQIKKDFRNIFKFMEEHNTIKQKTPYNDLYVETHKNVSILYADVVNFSGLTVTLPVQKLVETLNDLFGSFDEASEKHNVLRIKFLGDCYYCVSGVPNPNAHHAKSCVDLGLDMIQIIRKVRELRGLDVDMRIGVHSGTIISGIIGANKWQYDVWSRDVVIANKMEQTGRAGKVHVTQQTLNLLDVSQYNCTPVESVNNETLNKYKIKTYLLTPSPSPLLISHDRDLFENSENLLTPDGTESRVYLKARRSSARPSISFSAKNKTRSQPVANGHADVTVGTFRRRTAFMGTNLRQYQQMLKTADAHMETAIQQMPLSKFEQWFKAEHLNPFFLTFHDLTWELPFMRESDPLFKFYVSCAGLVLVCMGFMTLVPSLTQSAWHVSTGIAYGIAMAFLVLLLPFTWLHYAWTRWKDPHEEQEGHVPQPENKLLLFMYQTSVKVVWSTLLRTCLYLVITILLAACAMVDMVVECENVDYLALNNITSSITAIGASDVECNTPQWQMTQTCSLAILMSFLFLRIHFCLKLIIGCSIMGFYTWNIWVFRSALFQSGESWNPQLEPRVAHILSVVFLTFSLHIIDRQAEYLNRLDYQWKRQLTKEQDEAFHTRNANKMLLRNILPEHVAEFYLNTNRNEEQLYHKPYDTVAVMFASLTELSMDETDLTEKNILIILNQIICEFDKLLFQQSFLRVEKIKVAGTTYMAACGLDAGHRDSLRSSGSGSLDEDGESDGERKPGEYRLYHEQEHVVTVMTRFAAQMMHVLDGINREKISNIEPYKLRIGISHGEVTAGVVGAQKPLYDIWGDAVNMASRMDTTGVPGKIQVTKETAALLEQQGVKCELRGDTYVKPKGLVTTYFVAVNERRQIQRLESIQETRL